A single Sulfurimonas aquatica DNA region contains:
- a CDS encoding S8 family serine peptidase: MKSYIFFLIVIFFLFGCGSSRSAQSNEPLDDNTTQNESLENNAEIDDNTTQIDANQTQNDPLMTYQWYLYNEAQNVGDAKGGSYGEDINLKSVWDSYTGKGVKISIVDTGIDSSHKDLQNVDQNLSFRYSDEINTSDLTSSQTNNSLANAHGTACAGIIGAQKNSYGIRGVAYGATLIGLNVYSNPTDETFLRALSYEGVDISSNSWGNSGNSLFDDTYTVSGIESGLEKGREGKGTIYVFAASNLATNSNTFTPASHRGAITVAATDADAKQASYSNYGSNILLCAPGGEDGYKEVAIVTTDLTGKNFGMDEGIIDKLEENNGDYTAVMNGTSAATPMVSGAVALMLEANPTLTWRDIKYILARSARVNDASNDSWHLNGAGYSVSEKYGFGMLDVNASVEMALDFKKLGNASETTLSRNSITQAIPDNNTKGIVSSVTILEDILVEHVDAWVDITHACIGQLKIKLTSPSSTVVNLAYADGISGKYEQWRFGAAHFLDENSNGEWKLEVIDPNGGCNGALNEFSLKIYGRKL; encoded by the coding sequence ATGAAATCATATATCTTTTTTTTAATCGTCATCTTTTTTTTATTTGGTTGTGGTAGTTCTAGGTCTGCACAGAGTAATGAGCCTCTAGATGATAATACAACTCAAAATGAATCTTTAGAAAATAATGCAGAGATAGACGATAACACAACTCAGATTGATGCTAATCAAACTCAAAATGATCCTCTTATGACATACCAGTGGTACCTATATAACGAAGCACAAAATGTTGGTGACGCTAAAGGTGGAAGTTATGGTGAAGATATTAACCTAAAAAGTGTTTGGGATAGCTACACAGGAAAGGGAGTGAAAATCTCCATCGTAGACACAGGTATAGACTCTAGCCATAAGGACTTACAAAATGTGGATCAAAACTTAAGCTTTCGTTATAGTGATGAAATAAATACAAGCGATTTAACTAGCTCGCAAACAAATAACTCTTTAGCAAATGCACATGGAACGGCATGTGCGGGAATAATAGGTGCACAAAAAAATAGTTATGGAATTCGTGGGGTGGCTTATGGTGCAACACTTATAGGATTGAATGTTTACTCTAATCCTACTGATGAGACTTTTTTACGAGCACTCTCTTATGAAGGAGTAGATATCTCTTCAAACAGTTGGGGAAACTCAGGCAACTCTCTTTTTGATGATACATATACAGTTTCAGGAATAGAAAGTGGACTGGAAAAAGGCCGTGAAGGAAAGGGAACTATATATGTTTTTGCGGCATCAAATCTTGCTACAAACTCAAATACATTTACACCTGCTAGTCATAGAGGTGCCATAACGGTTGCTGCTACGGATGCAGATGCAAAGCAAGCATCATACTCTAACTATGGATCAAATATACTCTTATGTGCTCCTGGTGGTGAAGATGGTTATAAAGAAGTTGCTATCGTTACAACTGATCTAACTGGAAAGAACTTTGGAATGGATGAGGGCATTATAGATAAACTAGAGGAAAATAATGGTGACTACACAGCTGTAATGAATGGCACTTCTGCAGCGACTCCTATGGTTTCGGGAGCTGTAGCTTTAATGCTTGAAGCGAATCCAACATTAACATGGAGAGATATCAAATATATTTTAGCGAGAAGCGCGAGAGTGAATGATGCATCTAATGACTCATGGCATTTAAATGGAGCAGGATATAGTGTAAGTGAAAAGTATGGCTTTGGTATGTTAGATGTGAATGCATCCGTGGAGATGGCTCTTGATTTTAAAAAGCTAGGTAATGCTTCAGAGACGACTTTGAGTCGAAACTCTATCACTCAAGCAATCCCAGATAATAATACAAAAGGCATTGTTAGCAGTGTTACTATTCTTGAAGATATACTTGTAGAGCATGTTGATGCATGGGTTGATATAACGCATGCATGTATAGGACAATTGAAGATAAAACTAACTTCTCCCTCATCAACCGTTGTAAATTTGGCATATGCAGATGGTATTAGTGGGAAGTATGAACAATGGAGATTTGGAGCAGCTCACTTTCTTGATGAAAATAGTAATGGAGAGTGGAAGCTAGAAGTTATAGATCCAAATGGAGGGTGTAATGGTGCTCTTAACGAGTTTTCATTAAAAATATATGGGAGAAAATTATGA
- a CDS encoding J domain-containing protein, protein MDIVLRNNLILITTGFETLNTDWMREFLNHHARGMLFLPKAVLVFRNETLIEVREEFLSQLSQFHAAKHDFNHEFFLRSMLKYGTQPIKIELDKLEEPETLQVHLYAYDKNTVLISLDQPNSWVLNYMRSQLEVYVERGTDLSLVIDVSDYKAKARLERALNKRHILHYQIQYTYDNHFMSKLYSDFANFSFGDLCRDEDDVHTQFYTVLECPVGASQDALKKSYKKLTKVYHPDKIIHEAPHMVEHYTQKFQLLQEAYTALRVVS, encoded by the coding sequence ATGGATATTGTATTACGTAACAATCTCATTCTTATCACTACAGGATTTGAGACATTAAATACAGACTGGATGAGAGAGTTCTTAAATCATCATGCCCGCGGTATGCTCTTTTTGCCTAAGGCGGTTTTAGTGTTTAGAAATGAGACCCTAATCGAAGTTAGAGAAGAATTTTTAAGTCAGTTGAGCCAGTTTCATGCTGCTAAACATGATTTTAATCATGAGTTTTTTCTGCGTTCAATGTTGAAGTATGGAACGCAGCCTATTAAGATTGAACTTGATAAACTTGAAGAACCAGAGACTTTACAAGTACATCTGTATGCATATGATAAAAACACAGTTTTAATATCTTTGGACCAGCCAAACTCATGGGTATTAAACTATATGCGCTCACAGCTTGAAGTTTATGTGGAACGTGGAACGGACCTCTCTTTAGTTATAGATGTGTCTGACTATAAAGCAAAAGCTAGACTCGAGCGTGCTTTAAATAAACGCCATATCTTACATTATCAGATTCAGTATACATATGACAATCATTTTATGTCAAAACTCTACTCTGACTTTGCAAACTTTAGTTTTGGGGATCTTTGTAGAGATGAAGATGATGTTCATACACAGTTTTACACAGTTTTAGAATGTCCTGTAGGTGCAAGTCAAGATGCTCTTAAGAAGAGTTATAAAAAACTTACTAAAGTCTATCATCCAGACAAGATTATTCATGAAGCGCCACATATGGTTGAGCACTACACACAAAAGTTTCAACTTCTTCAAGAAGCTTACACAGCGCTAAGAGTAGTTAGTTAA